The Strix uralensis isolate ZFMK-TIS-50842 chromosome 13, bStrUra1, whole genome shotgun sequence genome window below encodes:
- the APOOL gene encoding MICOS complex subunit MIC27 — protein sequence MAAKVAKLAAVSSGLPFACITVYAATEQESKSQLVKPNQLPIYCPPPLKLKYIEEQPGYLQKQFSSVRQMTGRYIGWCKDAFVFVKNGIMDSIQFGKDAYVYLKNPPPEFLPKVGVITVSGLAGIVLARKDSRFKKIAYPLGLTALGISVCYPAQSVVIAKVTGKKLFSASHQTYEAVRSLWAKKEDVAKVQQESKSVTEEDKKKKEISSTKPESAIESRSFNRTESSPVESWSNKDPMPSSGTVKTPKFKPDPKLVDHGQSSPEDVDMYSTRS from the exons ATGGCGGCCAAG GTGGCAAAGCTGGCAGCTGTTTCTTCTGGTCTGCCATTTGCATGTATTACTGTATATGCGGCAACAGAACAGGAATCAAAAAGTCAGCTGGTGAAGCCAAATCAG cttCCAATTTACTGTCCACCACCTCTGAAATTGAAATACATTGAAGAACAGCCTGGTTACTTGCAGAAGCAATTTTCTTCAGTAAGACAGATGACGGGCCGCTATATTGGATGGTGCAAG gatgcttttgtctttgttaaaaatgGAATAATGGATTCAATTCAATTTGGAAAAG atgctTATGTTTACCTGAAGAATCCACCACCAGAATTTCTTCCCAAAGTTGGCGTAATTACAGTATCAGGCCTAGCTGGCATAGTGCTGGCAAGAAAAG ATTCTAGATTTAAGAAAATTGCTTATCCATTGGGACTTACTGCTTTAGGAATTTCTGTTTGTTACCCAGCTCAGTCAGTGGTGATTGCCAAG gTAACagggaaaaagttattttctgcaaGCCATCAAACCTATGAAGCTGTGCGATCATTATGGGCAAAAAAGGAAGATGTTGCTAAG GTGCAGCAAGAGTCAAAATCAGTTACAgaagaagataagaaaaagaaagaaatttctaGTACAAAACCTGAGTCTGCTATTGAGTCAAGATCATTTAACAGAACAGAATCTTCTCCAGTAGAGTCTTGGAGTAATAAAGACCCAATGCCTTCATCAG GAACAGTGAAGACACCAAAATTTAAGCCTGATCCAAAACTTGTGGACCATGGTCAGTCCAGCCCGGAAGATGTGGATATGTACAGTACTAGAAGCTAA